The following are encoded in a window of Mycobacterium sp. ELW1 genomic DNA:
- a CDS encoding acyl-CoA synthetase encodes METTDGSSREKADEDDHDLLTFGEAGERLRLEVAAAAQEVTRLQQTGPSDQLEKASARLEALRSAAVRNSAQPINDANFEKFFGYPGKAKRNLPGPQ; translated from the coding sequence ATGGAAACCACCGACGGCAGCAGCCGCGAGAAGGCCGACGAGGACGATCACGACCTACTGACCTTCGGTGAAGCGGGCGAACGGCTACGACTCGAGGTCGCCGCGGCGGCGCAGGAGGTCACCCGCCTTCAGCAAACGGGCCCGAGTGACCAACTCGAGAAGGCCAGCGCGCGCCTCGAGGCACTGCGATCGGCGGCCGTCCGCAACAGCGCGCAGCCCATCAACGACGCCAATTTCGAGAAATTCTTCGGCTACCCCGGCAAGGCCAAGCGCAACCTGCCCGGGCCGCAGTGA